A genomic stretch from Maniola hyperantus chromosome 22, iAphHyp1.2, whole genome shotgun sequence includes:
- the LOC117993031 gene encoding neuropeptides capa receptor-like has product MEASSFLRANETYEDFYNRCNNLSKFDCSEEEMLWWMMGSRRLPLSEIVPISVVLVVIFLTGVVGNVCVCVVIVRNPGLHTATNYYLFSLAVSDLLLLLFGLPNDLAVYWHQYPYSLGLVFCKLRAFISEAATYVSVLTISAFSLERYLAICHPLHLYAMAGLTRASRIIVVLWVVAFISASPFAAYSDISYRDYPPHSGNISTDSAFCTLTASSPLLEISSIFFFFVPAILILCLYVTMGIHIRSTRVSAKTKIGLFKDHVDGESRQAKSRKAVIRMLVAVVIAFFVCWAPFHVQRLFFIYGYDHPQFHVINEHLFNVAGALYYVSATVNPILYNVMSARYRMAFHETLLCKHPDRNNFDYTRRETTMSSTYRNKSSFYREPSSQTTRISTSKVDYVKDESPFSIEAKIDENTIFYFPNGEENHNNCEIVP; this is encoded by the exons ATGGAGGCATCATCATTTCTTCGCGCAAACGAAACGTATGAAGACTTTTACAACCGATGTAACAATTTGTCTAAGTTCGACTGTAGTGAGGAAGAAATGCTCTGGTGGATGATGGGTTCGCGCCGATTGCCGCTGAGCGAGATAGTGCCGATCAGTGTGGTGCTGGTGGTGATATTTCTGACGGGCGTCGTGGGCAACGTGTGCGTGTGCGTGGTCATCGTGCGCAACCCGGGCCTGCACACCGCCACCAACTATTACTTGTTCAGCTTGGCTGTCAGCGATCTGTTGCTGCTACTGTTTG GCCTGCCAAACGACCTGGCCGTGTACTGGCATCAGTACCCCTACAGTTTGGGGCTGGTTTTCTGCAAACTTCGAGCTTTTATATCAGAAGC TGCCACCTACGTGTCAGTGCTGACAATATCCGCGTTCTCCTTGGAGCGCTACCTGGCGATATGTCACCCTCTACACCTGTATGCGATGGCGGGCCTCACGCGGGCCTCTCGCATCATCGTGGTGTTGTGGGTTGTGGCGTTCATCAGTGCTTCGCCCTTCGCCGCCTACAGCGACATCAGCTATCGGGATTACCCGCCAC ATTCCGGCAACATATCGACGGACTCCGCATTCTGCACCCTCACGGCGTCATCTCCGCTGCTGGAGATCAGCagcatcttcttcttcttcgtcccCGCCATACTCATCCTTTGCTTGTATGTCACCATGGGGATACATATAAG GTCAACCCGTGTGAGCGCGAAGACAAAGATTGGGTTGTTCAAGGACCACGTGGACGGAGAATCACGACAAGCTAAGTCGAGGAAAGCCGTTATACGTATGTTGG tTGCGGTCGTGATAGCATTCTTCGTATGCTGGGCGCCGTTCCACGTCCAGAGGCTATTCTTCATCTACGGCTATGACCATCCTCAGTTCCACGTCATCAACGAGCATCTGTTCAACGTGGCTGGTGCTCTGTACTACGTGTCAGCGACTGTGAACCCGATCTTGTACAATGTCATGAGTGCCAG ATACCGAATGGCATTCCACGAGACGCTACTCTGCAAACATCCAGACCGCAACAACTTCGACTACACCCGGCGCGAAACCACCATGTCCTCGACCTATCGGAACAAGTCCAGCTTCTACAGAGAGCCTAGCAGCCAAACCACCAGGATATCCACTAGCAAAGTGGACTACGTCAAGGATGAATCCCCATTCTCTATCGAAGCTAAAATTGATGAgaatactatattttatttcccaAACGGAGAGGAAAACCATAATAATTGTGAAATTGTGCCGTAG